The Accipiter gentilis chromosome 29, bAccGen1.1, whole genome shotgun sequence genome segment AGTCGGAGCTTctggctcctgccccagcagctgcagaaagatTCGGGCCAGCCCAAGGGAGAGGGTCGGGGATGGGGAATCGGGTACCCCGGGAGGCTGAGGAAGACCCCGCCTCGTGTCAGGGCACCAGCGGGGACCCGGACCCGCGGGGAACCGCTGCCACCTCCCGGCAGCTGCGGGAGCCCGGGCAGGCTGGGTGTCAAGGGAGCAAAACACCCGTGAGTGAGCAGGAGCAAGGCTAACCTCTCCCCCGCACCCAGCTACCACTCTCTTCCAAACCTCTGACACCTTTTGCCTCGGAAATGCAAAGGAGGGAGTTGGTTTGGGGAGTTCGCTAGGAACCTGCCCTGGGCGCTGCGCTGTCCAGGGCTTGATTAGCCGAACACAGAAATATACACACAATTGTTGCTTCAGAACACACCATCCAAGAAATACGTCTTGGTGCCTGTGCCATTTCCACCCCACCCCTGTTGTTCCCACGCTGTTTCAGTTGTTGTATCCAGCCCGGACAGACGGAGGAGCGGGGCACAGCTCAGACGGTGCTCGCTCCCTGCTCCGGTGTGTGGTCTGTGCTAGAAATAACCAACTCCGACTTCTGGAACAGGATGTAAGTCCTCAGAATGAAAGTGTATGTTTCTTTGAACTTCTGTATTTTGAAGGCATAGACGACGGGGTTCATGGCCGAGTTGGCGTGAGACAGCAGGATGCCCAGGTACATCAGAGGCTGCGGGATGGTGCAGGAGGGGCAGAAGTACAAAATGCAGTTCAGGATGCCCAGAGGCAGCCAAGACACTGCAAACAAGAAGAGAATGAGGGACAGATATTTGGCCATTTTGTATTCCTTCCCACAAACTGTTCCTCCTCCTGGGGGACTTGCTGAGCTTGGGCTTAGTTTTATCCACATGATGTAGAAAATCTTGGTGTAGAGGGCACACATGATGAGCAAGGGAAGGAGGATCCAGGTGAAGAAGCTGAAATACACCACATAATCCATTCTCATCACAGCCAAATAGTGACACTCAATGTAGCTGGAGCTGCTGACGTGCTGGTTCCACCCCAGCATGGgcaccagccccaccagcacagaCAGGAGCCAGCAGAGTCCCAGAATCACACAAATCCTTTTCTTTGTGACGGCTGTCCTGTACCTGGGTGGACAGGAAGCATCAGCCATGTTTGATGTTAAAAAAGAATACAGTATTCAGGAACTTGTGCTTTTAAGCACTCATTTCTGGTTGGTCTAATTTAAGTTAAGCACAGTTCTGTGCAGCTGGTCCTTAGCAGCTTCTGatacttaaaatgcattttgaaactaCAGAGGAACCCCCAAACAGTCACCGATCCCTTTTAAATGAGAACCCACAGATGCAGGGTCAAAGACTTTTCTCAGAAATACTGGTTCATTTTGACTCGCATCAGTAGAGAAATATGGTCGTCTCCCAGGGAAAAACATAAAGACCACCACCTTATTCAGGCTTCAAGCATATACACATTTATGAGCAACCCTTCCCTGACTCTCTGTAGCTTAAGATTTTCAGGCACTGCTGAATTTCCAGGAGTGCCCAGACTGCTGGTGCTCCATTGCCTACATTTTGGGAACTTCTGCCTTTGCACGAGTTTCTCTCAGAGAACCGATGATGCGTGGGAAGCCCTATGATGCTGCAAATaagggagaaggaaaatataAGGGAGGAGAGAAATGGGGAAATATGATGAGATGGGACCTTTGCCCAGACTCACCTAGTCGGCAGCTTCACTCGCAGGTACCTGTCGACTGCGATGGACAGGAGAGACAGGATCGAGGCGTGAGAAAAGATCATCATCAGGCAGCACACGAACAGGCAGGAGTAGAAATGGATGATGACTCCCAGGCTCACCATGACGGCCAGAGGCATGACAAGGATCCCCATGGCAATGTCAGTGAGTGCCAGGGAAACGATGTAAAGGAAGGTGGTCTTCTGAAGAGCTGGGTTCAGCTTCACTGCCCAGATCACCAAGGCATTGCCCACCACTGCAAATATCCCAATAACAGACTCTATCGTAATATAGATCACATCCAGGTTGCCTACTGACATTTTGGACATCTGAGGCTGTTTACATCCAAAATTAAGAAATGCTccactgaattcttttttttcccctccaacagCCAGGTCAGAAGCCAGCTCCTCCCTGATCTGCCTTAAATTAAGTCTCTCACTCAGAATTTTGCACACTTTCCAATCTGCCTACACAACTCTTTAAAGATGAGTGGAGCAAATTGTCCAGGAAGATCCATTTATCAGACCTTCTACAACGCATCCTGTAACATCTTTCTGTCCTCTTGAGGTTTCAGCACATGTATGTATGCTTTTGTAGAGAAGTCAACGTTTTATAGTGACAGCATCACACTATGAACAAACCACAGGGGTTACCTGTTGCATGTGGTAATTTTGCTAGTCTATTTTAACTCCAAACACACCCCCTCCTTCCCAGCTGGGTGCTCTGTACTGCCTAGCAGGGTGAATTAGCCAATGCACAACTCTACAGCATTGCAACTAGATTGCTCTAACTCTGAGCTGCTTTAAAACCTGCTTAGTCTATACTACACGCGGTACGTAGCATCAGAGAAAACAGGGTCAAAGGACCTTGAGTGATCTAGTCCATTCCCCCGCCACAAAGAAGGGGTGGGGAGGGCAAATGTGAAGACACTCAGCTGGATTTTGGGTGAGCAAAAGGCAAATGGAgggagaaacattttgttttgactCTTTTACACAAGCTGCTCCCCTAAGGTCCCACGCCATACCAAGTTCTTGTTCTTAGTAGCTCCATTTACAGCAGGTGCAGGGCAGCAGaggaggtgtcgtggtttaaccccagccagcaactaagcaccacgcagctgctcactgccccccctaccccccagtgggatgggggagaaaatcgggaaaagaatcaaaactcgtggattgagataagaacggtttaatagaacagaaaagaagaaactaataatgataacactaataaaatgacaacagtagtaataaaaggattggaatgtacaaatgatgtgcagtgcaattgctcaccacccaccgaccaacacccagctagtccctgagccgcgattccctgcccccacttcccagttcctaaactagatgggacgtcccatggtatggaatacactgttggccagtttgggtcaggtgccctggctgtgtcctgtgccaacttcttgtgcccctccagctttctcgctggctgggcatgaaaagctgaaaaatccttgactttagtctaaacactacttagcaacaactgaaaacatcagtgttatcaacattcttccatactgaactcaaaacatagcactgtaccagctactaggaagacagttagctctatcccagctgaaaccaggacagaagggtGGGCCCTACTAAATCCCCTATAACTCAGCTTTGCAGTAGCTGTCTCTGCAAGAGGCATTTGTCTGCAGCCACAGGGGCAGGTGACAGAAAAAGGAAGCTGGCAGCTGAGATCAAGAGAGAAGATGCACAGCGAGCGCAGGAAGCGGGCAGCGCTCTTACCCAAGCGTGGCCGGCAGCCAGGAAGACACAGACTTTCCCCACGTCCGCTCCAAGCTGCGAAGTGCCAGCTGCCCAGGTACTTCCCAGAGAAGTAGCTCATTCAGCTTGCAGAAGCCTAGCATACGCCCCGGCTGTGACCTTCACATGCCTCTCCTGGGATTTATCTCCTGCACCCACAGATATCCAGTGTCAGATTGGatcagaaaagcagcacagccaaGTGCAGTTGCGGACTGGGACTGTGTATAGAGAGCTCACCATTTTCCCAGCAGTAATTCTACCAAAATACCAGGTAGTCAGGGAGCAAGAAGCACTTATATCAATTTCAAGGAAGAGGAATTTGTCCAACTCTTCTGACAGTAGAGAATAAGGAAGTCTCATTTATTTCTGGCTCTGTCTCCTCCCAGGGCTGATTTCACTTCCCCATCCTCAGTTTTGCCAGAAAGTTGGGTAGAAGAGATGGAGGACTCGGTGTCTGGGAAACTGAGTACTCCCCATGTTTGCTTAAGGCTTCATTACGCTAATACGGCACCATCCACCTAATCGTTTACTTGCTTTTTGCTCATTCCTGGAGAGCGGGCATTTCTATTTGCCCAAGAGCCAGGTCACCCTGCGACTCTCAGGCTGACACGAGCTCACATGCTTGCATCTCTTCTCAGTTTCATCTGAAATGGGAGCAGCTCTTTCCCTGCAGACCCACGTCAAAGAGCAAGGCACCACGCACTGCCGGGCTCACCTGCAGCAAACAGATCACAGCTTTCACACCCTCTCCCTGCCACTTCCCATCACTTCCCACacctttcctcattttctccaTCTCCCACAAACAAAGCATAGGAAAGCATGCCACTCTCTGAACGTGACTTGTTTTGCCATCACTGATTTCTATCAGAAATGAGGGCTCTCACTGAAAATGTCACCTGCATTACAAGTGTTCTTGTCAGACTGAGAAAGGTCTAAGTAAAGAGTGTTTTGCGGCCACCTCAGGGCCCTAACTGAAATGGTATACTCTGAATTAAATCAAGTACTGGAATTTAACAAAACACTCTTCTAACATCCCCTGAACACGCCTCATTTCCTATAGTGACTGCAGGGTGATTATCTAGATTGATAAGTGGCAACTTCACACAGTCAACTCTGGTTACAGTTCTCCCACTTCTCACACTGTGGCTTGGAAGAAGCAGCAGTTAAAGTATTTGTTTATAGGTTGCTGGTAAGCAGGCTTGTGGAAGCTTTTcaagtttttttcccttcaaaatagCTTTCCAAAGTACTTTACGGATACCAGGCTGCTGAAGGGATGCTGTGAGCTTCAGGAGATGTGTCCAGAGGGGGGAGCAGCTCCTAAATCCTAAGCTAtttgcagctctgtggaaaggcaGCAGCCGATTTGCTGCCCGAGTGCTGAGGACGTGAAACACTGAGAGGGGCTTGCACACTGGAGAGTCACTGGAGCAAGTGAGCACCAGACACTGAGGACTAATCCCACACACGGTCATCAATGCCCATGCTCCCTTCTGCAGCTCAAGCAAGGGTGGGAGCATCTCCAGCAACTTGCCATGCCAAACGACAGCCTGGCACTGAGCAGCCTGGATGGGATTTACATCGGTACCGAGTGCTTGGTTGCTTTGTTTGCCACGTTGGGTAACATTCTGGTCATATGGGTGGTGAAGCTGAACTCGACGTTTCAGAACACGACTCTGTACTTCATCGTTTCCCTGGCACTGGCGGACATTGCGGTGGGGATCCTCGTCATGCCCCTGGCCATTGTGGTGAGTCTGGGCATCAGCATCCACTTCTACTCCTGCCTATTTATGTGCTGCCTGATGGTGGTTTTCACGAACGCGTCCATCCTCTCCCTCCTGGCCATCGCGATCGACAGGTACCTGCGAGTGAAGCTGCCAACTAGGTGAGTGCTGGACCACCGTGGGGCCCTCCGCTCGCCCCGCTCCTGCCAGCTTTCCCACGCCCAGCCTCTGCCCCATGGGTGccacctcctctctcctccttaaCTTGGCCCTTTTCTAACAAATAGTTACTCTAAACGCTTGCTTGCACATGGAGAAAATACCTGTGCCTAAAAGCCCACCCGAGACAAACTTTGTACAGCAGGACCCAGTCCCGGCAGTTAATAATGCAGCACAAACAGACCCTGGTGGGGTTCATGTGGGGCCAACAGCTCGGTGTTATTGCCGATCAGAATTTGGCCACATGATGAGTCTGTAGTCAAAAAGCTGAATTCTTCAGATGTTTTGTTAATTGCACAAGACGCTGAGAGTACTATAGATTTCTTTGGGTTTCTGAGACTAGTCTTTTAAATAAAGTTCCTTTTAGCGTttgctgaaaatacaaaataagtaaCAGACTTACTAAGTGCTAACTTAAGAAGTCGTTCGCTTTTTGTATTTGAATGGAAAAGTATGTAAGCTAGAAATGCAAAGCATAACCTCAAGCATGAAAGAAGGTGGTTTTTTCGTGGGGAAAGGACCTATAAAATTGAAGAATGAAACAACAGTTTGGTCCTACAAATGGCATAAATCAAATGTAAAGAGTAAGGTACACCCAAGGAAGCTGAGAAATAATATAGGACTGCTAATAGTAGAAAAGCAGTATCTAGGCAAGAGGAGAACCAAGATCATaatgaaataagaaatgaaacagctgaaaacatccaaTTATAAAGGGGGGGAAGTTAAACATGGTTCTTCTTATGGGTGCTGCAAACTAACTGACAAGTGAAGAGTTAGGGCCTGTCTCAAAACAAGATTTGGtttccccctaaaaaaaaagttaatgctcCGCTTTGTGACAATAAACCTGTAGTATTTGAACATGATAGTTCTTGAAACCATCCTTAACTATTTTAAACACTTCCGTTTAACACAACCTGGTTTTGTTCCCCAACAGATATAAAATAATCACTACAGAGAGAAGAGTTTGGTGGGCACTGTGTTTGTGCTGGTCTGTGTCCCTGCTGGTAGGATTAGTCCCCATGTTTGGATGGAACAAGACAGAACCAAGAAACTCTGACCTTTTCAGGTGTCGATTTACCTCTGTGATGAGGATGGATTACATGGTATATTTTGGCTTCTTCACATGGACCCTTGTCCCTCTGCTCATCATGTGTGCTCTGTATGTTGAGATCTTTTACATCATCCGGACAAAGCTAAGTCAAGGTACAACCAACCTGAGAGGGGCAGGAGCTTTTTATGGACAGGAGTTCAAGGCAGCCAAATCTCTAGCACTTGTTCTCTTCCTGTTTGCAATATCGTGGTTGCCTCTGTGCATTATAAACTGTGTTTCCTATTTTTACCCTGAGTGTCACATCCCCCCGTATTTGATGTACTTGGGAATCCTGTTATCCCATGCCAATTCTGCCATGAACCCCATTGTCTATGCCTGCAAGATAAAGAAGTTCAAAAACACATACCTTTTAATTTTAAGGACCTATATCCTGTGCAAAAAAACAGACCCAGTTCTTACAGAGCAAACAACAGACCAACAGTCATAAATAAAGAACAAATGTTGACCTGACAGTATATACCAGACCATTGATAAACCACTTTGATTTGTTAAGAAACTCAGGGGAAAATGTGTGTTCTGTTTAATTTACTCCCACTCTTGCAGAAACTGTTCTATAGTAAGGGCAAGCTCCTCTTACTCAATCTGATGCACATTTGACATTAAGCCCAAAAGGATCATTTATAATCTTCTGCATTATTGTACCCCAGAGAACTCTGCTTGATGGTTGCTGTACCAAGCCCAAATCTTCCAGGCAAGCATCTTAATTTAACAGGACAttcctgtttttatttattgGCTTGAACATTATTTGGTAGAGCAGCAACCCAAAGCACTGTTACCAAGGCAGATATTTTGCTCCTAGTTCCCCAGCTTAGATCCATGACCAGCTGGTAAAAACCAGTGCTTGTTCACGTCTAGCTTCAACTCAAAACTGAGAAGTCTTTGTTAAAATTCTGATTTCACTTTTTGCCCAGTTATAGGCCCTTTGCTTACACACAGCCAGATTTGCCctgacttttttggttttgtccagTAGCACCTGTGCAATAAAACTATAGCATCTCCTGCGACACCTCCACCTGCAGATGACCTGAATTGTGAAATTACCCTCATCCGCTGCTGACAGTCCCGCTGCTGACCATCTCAGCTGAAAGGCCAGAAGCTGTACTGACTTTGGTGACCTTCTTCTTTGAGGGAGATCCTGTCAGTGAGAAGCTTCCATTGCTTTTAAATCAAGGCAATGCTCACCCCAGAAGCCTGCAAAATTGGCCTCAGATATAGAGCACCAGGCAAAAGCTGAACTGCCGAACACACTGAAGCTCTTCATTAACGAGATATGCTGGGTACAGGGGAGCATGCCAGGAAGAGATAACTGTCAAAAAATTAACTAATGATATCTTTAagttcttccctcctcccccagttaCGTGACCAAGGATAGAATCAACTATCCCAAAATCATCAAGGATGCCTTTTCCTTATTTGTTACTCAAAAGCATCCATTTGGGGGATTCTTCCTGCACAGCATATTCCTATGCTTAATTCTCCCTACAATCACAAACTGTTTTCCTAAGACCCGATTCAAATGTAATTTGCTGCAAGTCTCCTCTGTAAACCTGAAGAACAGTTGCTCTTTGTAACAACCTGTTACAGACCTGAAGACTACTGAAAAGGTATATGTAaatgtgtgtctatatatatctTTGTACTAAATCgtttcaaaatacagaacagaTGCTTAAGAGAAATTTTGTCCagtgttgtttgctttttgtacATAAGGATTGGTTGGGTCcactgaaaaataggaaaaaatatgttctttgttGTTGGTAATGGAGCAGCTTGCAATCCAGGCATGTCCTCACAGACTATTCCTATACCCTTTGTTGTCTCTGTCAATTTAGACTAAATTTGAGTCTGGTCAACTTCTGCTGCAGTGTTGTCATGTTttcatgaataataataaatattagaCGGATTTTATATTAATTCAGCCTGCTTGTCTGCCATGACAATCAAAAAAAGCAGCCTGCATGAAATCTCCACACTGTTTTAGTTGGTGTCTCGACTAGGATGGCAACAGAAATTGAAGGAAATATTACACCACAGTTCACACAGCCTGTTTTTAGGGAACATGGGTCAAGTTGAAAATAGGTCGTTAAAGGTCAGgctcttttttttctatctttaaatAACTAAAGTGGTCTAGAAAAACCCAGAAAAGGGAGGGCATCATTCTGTTATTTATCTCAGAAAGTGTTGGCGTCTGTTCCTTTAACTGAGATCAGACATCTCAATTTATTATCTAATGTAACCCCTGTCACAGGCCAAAGCTCTGCCCATTACACACTTAACTCTATTAATAAACAGGCCAGCAAAGGAAGTCACTGCGTAAGTACATCAGAATTTTGCTACATGATCTTTCATTATCGGTTGATAGAACTGATTGCTTTCAGCAGAAAAACAGGTCCCGCTTAAAGAGCGGAAAATTATTCATTAGAATGATGCACAGCAAACTTTGCCTATGTATTTTTGAGAAATTGAGAAAAGAGGGAACAACATCAGCACCAAGCTTGCCCAGTAAGCTGCCTGACAAACTCCAAGAGAATGAGGCATAAGTATAtggagaaagaacagaaacagtGGATGGAGAGCAGGGGAAGCCATCCTGCCTTCTGAAAGGCAGCTGCAAAGGAGAGCAGTCTCAGCAAGCTGACTGACCCTGCTCAGCCCCCCAAGAGGGAACTCCAGGCAACAGCTCACCTTTTAGTGATGAAGCAAGACACTCACCACAGCTGGACCTAGCTACTCTCCATACGCTGACCAGAGGAGGAACTGCCCTGCTGAGGGAGAAGGTTCATCAGCTGGCTTCTACCACTGGCGGTGCTGGCTGGAAAATGTTCATGCAGGTCTAGGTCGCTGGTTCTCACTTCCAGCAGTTACTCTGGAAATAGTTGTGGCTTCAGACCCAGGCAGAGATCAGACAGGCTGAACAATGCTTAAACTAGATGCAAAGATGGGTGAAGGAGCATACTAACAGTCCACATGTATACAAATATCACCTGGGGAGAGCAAAGGATTTAGCTCTCCTGGGAAAGCCAACTTATTGCTGGCTGAGGGAAATGAAGCCTGACAGTCACATCAACATCATTGCTGTAGCTCTAATAATCCATCCTTTTAACGTTGCAACCAGACGTCAATTCCAAAATGCCAGGGAGTATCACGGGCCACTACTGTCCATGCATCCTTCAAAGCACCGTTTGACCCATGAGCCATTTCTGTCCACCCTCCCAGGGTTGGACAATTTGTATTGGACTTTCCCATACCCAGGCAAATTCCTTGCAAATTCCTGCTGTGAAAGCTTGTCTTTAGGGAGACCACAAGCACAGACACCTCTAGCAGAAACCTACTGAAACAGTGAAAATGGGAGAGCCAGAATAGGGAAACAGAGGACACACAACCCCCCCTCTATTCTGATTAGCAGGTGCAATTGTCCCAAATTCCTCTAGCTGTCTATAAATCAAAGAGTTGTCTGATGGCCACCATTAAAACCTGTGCATGACTATACAGAGCTCTTGGCATGGGAAAGGGAGAGGCGGGTGCTCTGGGATGAGTCTGGGACTCATTAGCAGCCACACAACAAATGGAGGTTCTCTGTCACCCTCCAGCTCCAAGGGCTGTACCACACTCAGCTCTCTAGGTAGGCACACAAAGGTGCTGTGCTGCGGTTGGCAGTGTTCCACAAAGTACATGAAATGGTTGTGCTAAGTCTCAGTACAATTCACAGTGAGGAAACATCTACATGAAAAACCCAACATCTTAGCTGGTCTGGttgtaaagggaactaggccttaagcctcattgtttccAAGACTATTCGTATCAGAcgtataactaatgattagagattgctttagatgtgattaatagaatgcaggtgcttacaaaacaatatgcataagctgcttatttgtcctatGTGTAGCTCCCACCATGGCTGGCtaaaaacccagtcaagctgaatcaacagaagaaggatcatacatcttagacctaagacatgggagtaagtgattaactttagaacaagataaattaacagaatagcctgagtgattttcagaaattcaaaggtgatctttgatgtgtaagaagataagcgATTGTGGTGACCCaagaccttctgcctacgaccactaacttcagaagaaccaggACACAAGAATTGATGAGATAGAATGATAATGACACACGAACCAAGATCAACTGCAAAATTACAGTCTTTGGACTAGGATAATGGGTGGTAAAAGGTATATAAGATCGAGAAATTTTTGGAAGCttgccattcactgtggtggtggcccaactccGAGTTGTTAATGAAGCAAaactagagaaacccatgactgaaaatcctctaacactggggcagggggg includes the following:
- the LOC126051970 gene encoding adenosine receptor A3-like, whose translation is MSKMSVGNLDVIYITIESVIGIFAVVGNALVIWAVKLNPALQKTTFLYIVSLALTDIAMGILVMPLAVMVSLGVIIHFYSCLFVCCLMMIFSHASILSLLSIAVDRYLRVKLPTRYRTAVTKKRICVILGLCWLLSVLVGLVPMLGWNQHVSSSSYIECHYLAVMRMDYVVYFSFFTWILLPLLIMCALYTKIFYIMWIKLSPSSASPPGGGTVCGKEYKMAKYLSLILFLFAVSWLPLGILNCILYFCPSCTIPQPLMYLGILLSHANSAMNPVVYAFKIQKFKETYTFILRTYILFQKSELVISSTDHTPEQGASTV
- the LOC126051971 gene encoding adenosine receptor A3-like isoform X1, which encodes MPNDSLALSSLDGIYIGTECLVALFATLGNILVIWVVKLNSTFQNTTLYFIVSLALADIAVGILVMPLAIVVSLGISIHFYSCLFMCCLMVVFTNASILSLLAIAIDRYLRVKLPTRYKIITTERRVWWALCLCWSVSLLVGLVPMFGWNKTEPRNSDLFRCRFTSVMRMDYMVYFGFFTWTLVPLLIMCALYVEIFYIIRTKLSQGTTNLRGAGAFYGQEFKAAKSLALVLFLFAISWLPLCIINCVSYFYPECHIPPYLMYLGILLSHANSAMNPIVYACKIKKFKNTYLLILRTYILCKKTDPVLTEQTTDQQS
- the LOC126051971 gene encoding adenosine receptor A3-like isoform X2, coding for MPNDSLALSSLDGIYIGTECLVALFATLGNILVIWVVKLNSTFQNTTLYFIVSLALADIAVGILVMPLAIVVSLGISIHFYSCLFMCCLMVVFTNASILSLLAIAIDRYLRVKLPTRCRFTSVMRMDYMVYFGFFTWTLVPLLIMCALYVEIFYIIRTKLSQGTTNLRGAGAFYGQEFKAAKSLALVLFLFAISWLPLCIINCVSYFYPECHIPPYLMYLGILLSHANSAMNPIVYACKIKKFKNTYLLILRTYILCKKTDPVLTEQTTDQQS